A region of the Stutzerimonas stutzeri genome:
CGTCGACCAGACCAAGAACAACGACTTCAAGCCCTTCGGCGCGGCGATGACCAAGATCGCAAAACGGCAGATCGACACGTCCTACGAAATCTATCTGTCGCTGTATCAGGCGGTCACCGGCGCCGAGGAAGAGCAGAACGTCTACAAGCAATTCTCCCGAGACTTCTTCGATCTGATCGTGATTGACGAATGCCACCGAGGCAGCGCAGCGGAGGATTCGGCCTGGCGAGAGATTCTTGACTACTTCTCTGGTGCTACCCATATCGGCCTCACCGCTACGCCGAAGGAAACCAAAGAGGTTTCCAGCATCACCTACTTCGGTGAGCCGGTGTACAGCTACACCTTGAAGCAAGGTATCGAAGACGGCTTTCTCGCACCGTACAAGGTGGTTCGGATCGATTTCGACAAGGACCTGCAAGGCTGGCGGCCACCGAAGGGCATGCTCGATAAGAATGGCGAGCTGATCGAAGACCGTATCTACAACCTCAAGGACATGGACCGCACCCTGGTCATCGAGGCGCGCACTCAGCTGGTAGCGCAGAAGGTCACCGAGTTTCTCAAAGCCACCGATCCGTACCAGAAGACCATCATTTTCTGCGACGACATCAACCACGCCGAGCGTATGCGGCAGGCGCTGGTCAACCTCAATCCCGAGCGCGTGACCGAGAATCGCAAGTACGTCATGCGTATCACCGGGGATGATCAGGAAGGCAAGGCCGAGCTGGACAACTTTATCGACCCTGAGTCGCGCTATCCGGTCATCGCCACCACCAGCAAGCTGATGACCACCGGTGTTGATGCCCAGACCTGCAAGCTGGTAGTGCTCGACCAGCACATCAAATCCATGACCGAGTTCAAGCAGATCATCGGACGGGGCACCCGCATCAACGAGGATTTCGGCAAATACTGGTTCACTATCATGGATTTCAAGAAGGCCACCGAGCTGTTTGCCGATCCGGCCTTCGATGGCGATCCCGTTGTGATTTACGCTCCGTCAGGCGATGAGCCTCCGGTCCCGCCGGACGATCTGCTGGAAGGCGACGGTATCAGCGCAGGCAGCGAGGCCGAGGCCGGTGAGCTGGAGTTCACCGGCGAGGAGGGCGGCAAAAAGCGCATCAAATACGTCATCGACAGCATTCCGATCTATGTCATCGCCGAGCGCGTGCAGTACTACGGCCCGGACGGCCGGCTCATTACTGAGTCGTTGAACGACTACACCCGCACCTGCGTGAAAAAGCAGTTCGCTTCGCTGGACGAATTTCTCCGTCGCTGGAGTGATGCCGAGCAGAAGAAGGCGATCATTGACGAGTTGGCTGCTCAGGGCGTGATGTGGGAAGCCCTGGCCGAAGAAGTGGAAAAGAAGCAGGGCAAGGAGCTCGATCCGTTCGACTTGATCTGCCACGTCGCCTTCGACCAGCCCGCCCTGTCTCGTCGCGAGCGTGCTGACCAGGTAAAGAAGCGCAACTACTTCGCCAAATACTCCGGCGCGGCCCGCCAGGTATTGGAGGCGCTGCTGGATAAATATGCCGATACGGGTATTGAGCACATTGAAGACATCAAGATCTTGCAGCTTGAACCCTTCAGCCAGTTAGGTGCACCTGTGGAACTTGTGAGGGCGTTTGGCGGTAAGCCTGGCTATCAGCAAGCCATTCACGATCTGGAGGCTGAGTTGTATGGCTCTTGATGCCTTCGGCTAGCCGCGCTGTCCGCTAAGCGACAGCCACTCAAAACGTAACCGACTTGCAGCCTTCTTTGGAAATACAAATGGCATCAGCGTCTAAGGGTTCCACGCTACGTGGAATTACCCCTCCGGGCACGGACGAATACATCCGTGCGCTACGCACCATCGAGCCAGAAATAACAGCGCTACAGCGTGACATGCTCATCGCGCACGCTCGCTTTCCTGGGCACGCATGCACAATGACGCAGCTGGCTGCCCTAGTAGGGAAAGCCAGCTTCCAAGTAGCGAATATCCAATATGGAAGATTGGGAGGCAGACTTATTACAGCGCTTGGTATCCCTAGCCCGAAGTGGAAGGTTTATGCCATTGCTGGCTTTGATGATGATCCCGAAACAGGGGAAAGTAGAGCCTACATGTACCCAGAGGTTAACGCTGCACTGCAGCAAATGGGATGGATATCGGGCGAAGCGTCCACCGAAGCACCGCAGTCAAGCGAGCTGCAGTCGGTAGCAAAGCAAGCAGTGCCGACCTCAGATGTCGGCATGCTTAGCATTAACGAAGTCATTACGACTTTGAAGCAGCGAGGGTTCACGAAACCTGCCCAATCGGGTCTCAAAGTGATCCGCCTGGATCATCCAGGCTTGGCGTCCCCTGTGTACGTCAAGCAAAGCAGCAGTATCCACGCTCGCCTGCAAGCGCCTCTCGTGCTTCATCCCCAGTACGAGGCTGACGTGCAAGACCTGCTATCGCTGCCCGGTATCGAAAGGGGGAATACGCGCTACTACCACAACAGCAATCTGCGCGGCTTTCCTAAGCGGCGCAACGGAGGGGCAAGCGACATTGCCTATGGTGTGGATGTAGGGTTCCACAGCAGCGCGGCCTTGCTGGTGCTGGTGGACCAGTTACTAGGCGAGCCGCGGACGCTGGTTTCGAATACGGAGCACTTCGCTGAGTTAGCTCAGGTTCTACCAGAAGACATCGCGCTGACAGACACCGAACGCGACGCCTTGATCAAGGCGCGCGTCGGTCAAAGCGGCTATCGCGATGAACTGCTTGGGTATTGGGGCGGCTGTGCCGTCACCGACTGCTGCGTGCCGACGCTGTTGCGCGCCTCTCACATCAAACCCTGGCGCGCCGCCAGTGGGGCAGAGCGGCTCGACAAGTTCAACGGGCTCCTGCTGACACCGAACCTCGACCTGGCTTTCGACCAGGGCCTGATCAGCTTCGACGACCATGGGCAGATTCTCCTTGGCGAGGATCTGGACCCCGACAGCGCTCGAGCGCTCAATATCACCCCCGACCTTCGCCTGCGCCAGATCGACCCGCGTCATCGCGGTTACCTGGCTTGGCATCGTGACAATCTGTTTAGGAAGTAAGCATGTCCATCAGCTCCACCATCAAATCCATCCAGGACATCATGCGCAAAGACGTTGGCGTCGACGGCGACGCCCAGCGCATCGGCCAGCTGGTCTGGCTGCTGTTCCTCAAGATCTTCGATGACCGCGAGCTGGAATGGGAGCTGATGGACGACAACTACCGCTCGCCCATCCCCGAAAGCTGCCGCTGGCGCACCTGGGCTGCCGACCCGGAAGGCATGACCGGTGATGCGCTGAAGGACTTCATCGACAACAACCTGTTCCCGCAGCTGCAGAACTTGCACGAGTACAGCAACACGCCATCGGCCTTCGTGGTGCGCAGCGTGTTCGAAGACGCCTACAACTACATGAAGTCCGGCCAGCTGCTGCGCCAGGTGATCAACAAGATCCAGCAGGGCGTGGACTTCAACAAGGCGCAGGAGCGTCACGAGTTCGGCAACCTCTACGAACAATTGCTGCGCGACCTGCAGAACGCAGGCAATGCGGGCGAGTTCTACACCCCGCGCCCGGTCACCGAGTTCATGGTGCGCATGGTCGATCCCAAGCTGGAGGAGAAGGTGATGGACCCGGCCTGCGGCACCGGCGGCTTCCTCACCTGCACCATCGAGCACAAGCGCAGCCGCTATGTGAAAACCGCCGAGGATGAACGGGTACTTCAGGCGAGCATCTACGGCGTAGAGAAGAAACCGCTGCCGCACCTGCTGGCCACCACCAACATGATCCTGCACGGCATCGAGGTGCCGAACCAGATTCGCCACGACAACACCCTGGCCCGTCCGCTGATCAGTTGGGGGCCGAAGGAGCGGGTCGACTGCATCGTCGCCAACCCGCCGTTCGGTGGCATGGAAGAGGACGGTATCGAAACCAATTTCCCCGCTGCCTTCCGTACCCGTGAAACCGCTGACCTATTTCTCGTACTGATCATGCAACTGCTGAAAGAGGGCGGCCGCGCTGCGGTGGTGCTTCCTGACGGCTTCCTGTTCGGCGAAGGCATCAAAAGCCGCATCAAGGAAAAGCTGCTCACCGAGTGCAACCTGCACACCATCGTTCGCCTGCCCAACGGTGTGTTCAACCCCTACACCGGCATCAAGACCAACCTGCTGTTCTTCACCAAGGGCACGCCGACCAAAGAGGTGTGGTTCTACGAGCACCAGTACCCAGCCGGCGTGAAGAACTACTCCAAGACGCGCCCCATGCGTATCGAAGAGTTCGCCGTAGAAGAGGCGTGGTGGGGCAGCGAGGCCGATGGTTTTGCCGCACGCGTGGAAAACGAGTTCGCCTGGAAGGTCAGCCTGGATGACCTGAAAGCTCGCAACTGGAACCTCGACTGCAAGAACCCCCATGTCGGCGAGCAGATCAGCCACGACCCGGACCAACTGCTGCGGGACTACGCCCAGCTGCAAGGCGAAATCAGCCAGCTGCGCGACCAGCTCAAGGCCGTGCTGGCCGAGGCGCTGGAGCGGCCATGAGCGACGTCGCGATCTATGAAAGTGCCAGCGGCCAGATCGCCGTCACCGTCGAGCACGACAGCGTGTGGCTACGCCAGGAGCAGCTGGCCGAGCTGTTCGGCCGTGACCGCACTGTGATCGGCCGGCATATCCGCAACGTCTTTGCCGAGGGCGAGCTGGAGCGTGAAAGCAATGTGCAAAATCTGCACATTGC
Encoded here:
- the hsdR gene encoding EcoAI/FtnUII family type I restriction enzme subunit R — translated: MDKKSLSERDICSKYISPAIAMAGWDIQKQVREEVSFTKGRIIVRGKLHSRGESRRADYILYHQPNLPIAVIEAKDNKHSLGSGMQQALGYAEALDVPFVFSSNGDGFLFHDRSGTGDQVETELSLGQFPGPAELWQRYCRWKGLKGNAQQKAEAPYYDDGSGRMPRYYQTNAINRTVEAVARGQDRVLLVMATGTGKTYTAFQIIWRLWKSKQKKRILFLADRNILVDQTKNNDFKPFGAAMTKIAKRQIDTSYEIYLSLYQAVTGAEEEQNVYKQFSRDFFDLIVIDECHRGSAAEDSAWREILDYFSGATHIGLTATPKETKEVSSITYFGEPVYSYTLKQGIEDGFLAPYKVVRIDFDKDLQGWRPPKGMLDKNGELIEDRIYNLKDMDRTLVIEARTQLVAQKVTEFLKATDPYQKTIIFCDDINHAERMRQALVNLNPERVTENRKYVMRITGDDQEGKAELDNFIDPESRYPVIATTSKLMTTGVDAQTCKLVVLDQHIKSMTEFKQIIGRGTRINEDFGKYWFTIMDFKKATELFADPAFDGDPVVIYAPSGDEPPVPPDDLLEGDGISAGSEAEAGELEFTGEEGGKKRIKYVIDSIPIYVIAERVQYYGPDGRLITESLNDYTRTCVKKQFASLDEFLRRWSDAEQKKAIIDELAAQGVMWEALAEEVEKKQGKELDPFDLICHVAFDQPALSRRERADQVKKRNYFAKYSGAARQVLEALLDKYADTGIEHIEDIKILQLEPFSQLGAPVELVRAFGGKPGYQQAIHDLEAELYGS
- a CDS encoding type I restriction-modification system subunit M, translated to MSISSTIKSIQDIMRKDVGVDGDAQRIGQLVWLLFLKIFDDRELEWELMDDNYRSPIPESCRWRTWAADPEGMTGDALKDFIDNNLFPQLQNLHEYSNTPSAFVVRSVFEDAYNYMKSGQLLRQVINKIQQGVDFNKAQERHEFGNLYEQLLRDLQNAGNAGEFYTPRPVTEFMVRMVDPKLEEKVMDPACGTGGFLTCTIEHKRSRYVKTAEDERVLQASIYGVEKKPLPHLLATTNMILHGIEVPNQIRHDNTLARPLISWGPKERVDCIVANPPFGGMEEDGIETNFPAAFRTRETADLFLVLIMQLLKEGGRAAVVLPDGFLFGEGIKSRIKEKLLTECNLHTIVRLPNGVFNPYTGIKTNLLFFTKGTPTKEVWFYEHQYPAGVKNYSKTRPMRIEEFAVEEAWWGSEADGFAARVENEFAWKVSLDDLKARNWNLDCKNPHVGEQISHDPDQLLRDYAQLQGEISQLRDQLKAVLAEALERP
- a CDS encoding HNH endonuclease, with translation MYPEVNAALQQMGWISGEASTEAPQSSELQSVAKQAVPTSDVGMLSINEVITTLKQRGFTKPAQSGLKVIRLDHPGLASPVYVKQSSSIHARLQAPLVLHPQYEADVQDLLSLPGIERGNTRYYHNSNLRGFPKRRNGGASDIAYGVDVGFHSSAALLVLVDQLLGEPRTLVSNTEHFAELAQVLPEDIALTDTERDALIKARVGQSGYRDELLGYWGGCAVTDCCVPTLLRASHIKPWRAASGAERLDKFNGLLLTPNLDLAFDQGLISFDDHGQILLGEDLDPDSARALNITPDLRLRQIDPRHRGYLAWHRDNLFRK